One window of the Chanos chanos chromosome 11, fChaCha1.1, whole genome shotgun sequence genome contains the following:
- the msmo1 gene encoding methylsterol monooxygenase 1: protein MEVNGTANILSSAILAVEYVDSVLPENPFQQPLKHGWNYMLQNYSKFQIATWGSLIVHELIYFLFCLPGFLFQFLPFMQKYKIQQDKPETWEKQWKCFKMLLFNHFCIQLPLICGTYYFTEFFNIPYDWDSMPRWPLLLAQCFGCAVIEDTWHYFLHRALHHRRIYKYIHKVHHEFTSPFGMQAEYAHPLETLILGAGFFIGIMVFCNHVALLWAWVTFRLLETIDVHSGYDIPLNPLHLIPCYAGARFHDFHHMNFVGNYGSTFTWWDKLFNTDSQYLNYQEKQDLKKQQ, encoded by the exons ATGGAGGTGAACGGCACGGCAAACATTCTGTCCTCGGCCATTTTGGCGGTGGAGTACGTCGACTCGGTTTTGCCCGAGAACCCGTTCCAGCAGCCTCTGAAACACGGCTGGAACTACATGCTCCAGAACTACTCCAAGTTCCAGATCGCAACCTGGGGCTCCCTCATCGTTCACGAACTCATTTACTTCCTCTTCTGCCTCCCTGGCTTCCTGTTTCAGTTCTTACCCTTCATGCAGAAATACAAGATTCAGCAG GATAAACCGGAAACTTGGGAGAAGCAATGGAAGTGCTTTAAGATGCTGCTTTTCAACCATTTCTGTATCCAGCTCCCTCTGATCTGTGGCACTTACTACTTCACCGAATTCTTCAACATCCCTTATGACTGGGACTCAATGCCACGCTG gccccTTCTGTTGGCTCAGTGCTTTGGCTGTGCTGTCATTGAGGATACCTGGCATTATTTCCTGCACAGAGCGCTGCACCATCGCAGGATCTACAAGTACATCCATAAAGTCCACCATGAGTTCACT TCTCCGTTCGGGATGCAGGCAGAGTATGCTCACCCACTGGAGACACTGATCCTGGGAGCTGGTTTCTTCATTGGCATCATGGTCTTCTGCAACCATGTTGCCCTTCTCTGGGCCTGGGTCACCTTCCGCCTGCTGGAAACAATCGACgttcacag TGGTTACGATATTCCCCTTAATCCTCTGCACCTGATTCCGTGCTACGCCGGGGCCCGTTTCCATGACTTCCACCACATGAACTTTGTGGGAAACTACGGTTCCACCTTCACCTGGTGGGACAAGCTCTTCAACACCGACTCCCAGTACCTCAACTACCAAGAGAAACAGGATCTGAAGAAAcagcagtga
- the klhl2 gene encoding kelch-like protein 2 — translation MFTGEMSESRQKRVRIKEIDGWTLGLLIDYVYTAEIQVTEENVQVLLPAAGLLQLQDVKKACCEFLSTQLHPTNCLGIRAFADLHACTDLLALANTYAEQHFSEVVQSEEFLNLGMDQVCSLIASDKLTIPSEEKVFEAVIAWVTHDKDVRQEHMAHLMEHVRLPLLSREYLVQRVEEETLVKNSSACKDYLIEAMKYHLLPADQRSMMKTIRTRMRTPVSYPKVMVVVGGQAPKAIRSVECYDFEEERWYQVAELPSRRCRAGVVYMGGMVYAVGGFNGSLRVRTVDSYDPVKDEWTSVSSMQDRRSTLGAAVLNGLLYAVGGFDGSTGLATVEAYNAKTNEWFHILPMNTRRSSVGVGVVAGILYAVGGYDGATRQCLSTVEAYNPNTNEWTYTAEMGTRRSGAGVGVLKGLLYAVGGHDGPLVRKSCEVYDPASNTWKQVADMNMCRRNAGVCAVSNLLYVIGGDDGSCNLASVEVYNPSTDKWTLLPTCMSTGRSYAGVTVIDKPL, via the exons ATGTTTACAG gagagatgAGTGAAAGCAGACAAAAACGAGTGAGGATAAAGGAAATTGACGGATGGACGCTTGGGCTGCTGATCGACTACGTTTACACTGCAGAGATCCAAGTTACAGAGGAAAATGTACAg gtgctgTTGCCGGCCGCTGGTCTTTTACAGTTACAGGATGTGAAGAAGGCCTGTTGTGAGTTTCTCAGTACTCAGCTCCATCCGACCAACTGCCTGGGTATCCGTGCCTTCGCAGACCTGCACGCCTGCACTGATCTTCTCGCCCTCGCCAACACTtacgcag agcagcactTTTCTGAGGTGGTTCAGAGCGAGGAGTTTCTGAACTTGGGGATGGACCAGGTCTGCAGTCTCATCGCCAGCGACAAGCTTACCATCCCGTCCGAAGAGAAA gtatttGAGGCTGTCATCGCGTGGGTCACACATGATAAAGACGTCCGACAGGAACACATGGCTCACCTTATGGAACACGTACGGCTGCCTCTTCTCTCCAGAGAATACCTcgtccag agagtggaagaggagaCCCTGGTAAAGAACAGCAGTGCCTGTAAAGACTACCTGATTGAAGCCATGAAGTATCACCTGTTACCTGCAGACCAGCGCTCTATGATGAAGACTATCCGCACTAGAATGAGGACACCTGTCAGCTATCCTAaa gtGATGGTGGTAGTTGGTGGACAGGCTCCCAAAGCCATCCGCAGCGTGGAATGTTATGACTTTGAAGAGGAACGCTGGTACCAAGTCGCAGAATTACCCTCCAGGAGGTGCAGAGCAG gaGTGGTGTACATGGGAGGCATGGTCTACGCTGTGGGGGGCTTTAACGGGTCGTTGCGGGTCAGGACGGTGGATTCGTACGACCCGGTGAAGGATGAGTGGACCTCTGTCAGCAGCATGCAGGACAGACGCTCCACGCTGGGCGCCGCCGTGCTCAACGGACTGCTCTACGCTGTCGGGGGTTTCGACGGAAGCACAG GGCTGGCCACAGTAGAGGCGTACAACGCAAAAACAAACGAGTGGTTCCACATTCTTCCCATGAACACACGCAGGAGCAGCGTAGGAGTGGGCGTGGTCGCTG GTATTCTTTATGCGGTGGGTGGATATGACGGAGCCACACGGCAGTGTTTAAGTACAGTGGAAGCTTACAACCCCAACACTAATGAATGGACCTACACCGCAGAGATGGGCACACGCCGCAGTGgagcag GTGTAGGTGTGTTAAAAGGTCTCCTGTATGCTGTGGGCGGGCACGACGGCCCATTGGTCAGAAAGAGCTGCGAAGTCTATGATCCCGCCTCTAACACGTGGAAACAGGTGGCCGACATGAACATGTGTCGGAGGAACGCGG gtgtgtgtgcagtaagTAACCTGCTCTATGTGATTGGTGGAGACGACGGCTCGTGTAACCTTGCTTCTGTTGAGGTTTACAACCCCAGCACAGACAAATGGACCTTACTGCCCACCTGCATGAGCACTGGACGCAGCTACGCAG GTGTCACTGTCATTGATAAACCTCTCTGA